Proteins found in one Nerophis lumbriciformis linkage group LG27, RoL_Nlum_v2.1, whole genome shotgun sequence genomic segment:
- the nt5c2b gene encoding cytosolic purine 5'-nucleotidase isoform X1 encodes MTTSWSDRLQNYADLPANMDRMSMKKYRREPYHRVFVNRSLAMEKIKCFGFDMDYTLAVYKSPEYESLGFELTVERLVSIGYPQELLSFVYDPSFPTRGLVFDTMYGNLLKVDAYGNILVCVHGFNFLRGPEIRERYPNKFIQRDDTERFYILNTLFNLPETYLFACLVDFFSNCDRYTSCETGFKDGDLFMSYKSMFQDVRDAVDWVHFKGTLKEKTAENLEKYVVKDGKLTLLLSRMNEVAKVFLATNSDYKYTDKIMTYLFDFPYGPKPGTSHRPWQSYFDLILVDARKPLFFGEGTVLRQVDTTTGRLKIGTYTGPLQHGIVYSGGSSDIVCDLLGAKGKDIVYIGDHIFGDILKSKKRQGWRTFLVIPELAQELHVWTDKSSLFEELQGLDIFLAELYKHLDSSSNERPDISTIQRRVKKVTHDMDMCYGMMGSLFRSGSRQTLFASQVMRYADLYAASFINLLYYPFSYLFRAAHVLMPHESTVEHTHVDIDAESPLATRNRNHCSDCKDLECKRNQLTRSFSEIKPPNLFPQTPQEITHCHDEDDDEEEEEEEEEEEEEEEEEEEEEE; translated from the exons ATGACCACGTCATGGAGTGACAGACTGCAGAACTATGCAGACCTGCCTGCCAACATGGACAGAATGTCAATGAAAAAATACAGACGAGAGCCGTACCACAG AGTCTTTGTCAATAGAAGCTTGGCAATGGAGAAGATTAAGTGCTTTGGCTTCGATATGGATTACACTTTGGCAG TGTACAAATCACCAGAGTATGAGTCACTCGGATTTGAACTGACGGTCGAGCGGCTGGTTTCCATCGGTTACCCACAGGAACTGTTAAGCTTCGTCTATGATCCGTCTTTTCCTACCAG GGGCCTTGTGTTCGACACCATGTATGGAAACCTGTTGAAGGTTGATGCCTACGGTAATATACTGGTCTGCGTCCATGGATTCAACTTCCTCAGAGG TCCCGAGATCAGGGAGCGCTACCCAAACAAGTTCATCCAGAGAGATGATACAGAGCGCTTTTATATCCTGAACACGCTCTTCAACCTTCCAG AAACCTACCTATTTGCATGCTTAGTGGATTTCTTCTCCAACTGTGATAGATACACAAG CTGCGAAACCGGTTTCAAGGATGGCGACCTTTTCATGTCCTACAAGAGCATGTTCCAGGATGTCCGTGATGCTGTTGACTGGGTTCATTTCAAG GGAACTCTGAAGGAGAAAACtgcggagaatctggagaagtatGTTGTGAAAGAT GGAAAATTGACTCTTCTGCTCAGTCGAATGAATGAAGTAGCCAAGGTTTTTTTGGCTACCAACAGTGACTACAAATACACTGAC AAAATCATGACCTACCTGTTTGACTTCCCTTATGGCCCGAAG CCTGGTACTTCCCACCGACCCTGGCAGTCCTACTTTGACCTCATTCTGGTGGACGCCAGGAAGCCGTTGTTTTTTGGCGAAGGGACAGTGCTCCGACAAGTGGACACG ACCACAGGGCGACTAAAGATAGGCACCTATACCGGACCTCTGCAGCACGGTATCGTCTACTCTGGAG GTTCTTCGGACATCGTGTGTGACCTGTTGGGAGCCAAAGGCAAAGACATTGTGTACATTGGGGACCATATCTTTGGAGACATACTCAAGTCCAAGAAGCGCCAAGGCTGGAGGACCTTCTTGGTCATCCCTGAGCTCGCCCAGGAGCTGCACGTGTGGACCGACAAGAGCT CTTTATTTGAGGAGCTGCAAGGTCTTGACATTTTCTTAGCAGAACTCTACAA ACATCTGGACAGCAGCAGTAATGAAAGGCCAGACATCAGCACTATTCAGAGAAGAGTCAAG AAAGTCACCCACGACATGGATATGTGCTACGGCATGATGGGCAGTCTGTTCCGCAGCGGCTCCAGGCAGACCCTGTTTGCCTCCCAAGTGATGCGCTACGCCGACCTTTATGCAGCCTCCTTCATCAACCTGCTGTACTACCCATTCAGCTACCTCTTCAGGGCTGCACATGTGCTC ATGCCCCACGAGTCCACAGTGGAGCACACGCACGTGGACATCGACGCCGAGTCGCCGTTGGCCACGCGCAACCGCAACCACTGCAGCGACTGCAAGGACTTGGAGTGCAAACGCAACCAGTTGACCCGCTCCTTCAGCGAGATCAAACCTCCCAACCTGTTCCCTCAGACGCCACAGGAGATCACCCACTGCCATGACGAGGACGACgacgaggaagaagaggaagaagaggaagaagaagaagaagaagaagaagaagaggaagaagaggaagaatga
- the nt5c2b gene encoding cytosolic purine 5'-nucleotidase isoform X2, translating into MSYKSMFQDVRDAVDWVHFKGTLKEKTAENLEKYVVKDGKLTLLLSRMNEVAKVFLATNSDYKYTDKIMTYLFDFPYGPKPGTSHRPWQSYFDLILVDARKPLFFGEGTVLRQVDTTTGRLKIGTYTGPLQHGIVYSGGSSDIVCDLLGAKGKDIVYIGDHIFGDILKSKKRQGWRTFLVIPELAQELHVWTDKSSLFEELQGLDIFLAELYKHLDSSSNERPDISTIQRRVKKVTHDMDMCYGMMGSLFRSGSRQTLFASQVMRYADLYAASFINLLYYPFSYLFRAAHVLMPHESTVEHTHVDIDAESPLATRNRNHCSDCKDLECKRNQLTRSFSEIKPPNLFPQTPQEITHCHDEDDDEEEEEEEEEEEEEEEEEEEEEE; encoded by the exons ATGTCCTACAAGAGCATGTTCCAGGATGTCCGTGATGCTGTTGACTGGGTTCATTTCAAG GGAACTCTGAAGGAGAAAACtgcggagaatctggagaagtatGTTGTGAAAGAT GGAAAATTGACTCTTCTGCTCAGTCGAATGAATGAAGTAGCCAAGGTTTTTTTGGCTACCAACAGTGACTACAAATACACTGAC AAAATCATGACCTACCTGTTTGACTTCCCTTATGGCCCGAAG CCTGGTACTTCCCACCGACCCTGGCAGTCCTACTTTGACCTCATTCTGGTGGACGCCAGGAAGCCGTTGTTTTTTGGCGAAGGGACAGTGCTCCGACAAGTGGACACG ACCACAGGGCGACTAAAGATAGGCACCTATACCGGACCTCTGCAGCACGGTATCGTCTACTCTGGAG GTTCTTCGGACATCGTGTGTGACCTGTTGGGAGCCAAAGGCAAAGACATTGTGTACATTGGGGACCATATCTTTGGAGACATACTCAAGTCCAAGAAGCGCCAAGGCTGGAGGACCTTCTTGGTCATCCCTGAGCTCGCCCAGGAGCTGCACGTGTGGACCGACAAGAGCT CTTTATTTGAGGAGCTGCAAGGTCTTGACATTTTCTTAGCAGAACTCTACAA ACATCTGGACAGCAGCAGTAATGAAAGGCCAGACATCAGCACTATTCAGAGAAGAGTCAAG AAAGTCACCCACGACATGGATATGTGCTACGGCATGATGGGCAGTCTGTTCCGCAGCGGCTCCAGGCAGACCCTGTTTGCCTCCCAAGTGATGCGCTACGCCGACCTTTATGCAGCCTCCTTCATCAACCTGCTGTACTACCCATTCAGCTACCTCTTCAGGGCTGCACATGTGCTC ATGCCCCACGAGTCCACAGTGGAGCACACGCACGTGGACATCGACGCCGAGTCGCCGTTGGCCACGCGCAACCGCAACCACTGCAGCGACTGCAAGGACTTGGAGTGCAAACGCAACCAGTTGACCCGCTCCTTCAGCGAGATCAAACCTCCCAACCTGTTCCCTCAGACGCCACAGGAGATCACCCACTGCCATGACGAGGACGACgacgaggaagaagaggaagaagaggaagaagaagaagaagaagaagaagaagaggaagaagaggaagaatga